Within the Silurus meridionalis isolate SWU-2019-XX chromosome 2, ASM1480568v1, whole genome shotgun sequence genome, the region AGCTGCACAGTGGTATAAAACAGTTAATTGCATGTTGGTTGTACTTGCTGGCGTGTTTAGGATGTGGACAATATTTCAGCACCTGAAGTTTTCTATACTCCGGAGCCTTCACCCAACGAACGAGACTCAGGTGAGTCAAATATTAGACGATTCTACTATGTTGTGAATAAGTTTACTATTAATGTAATCCCCATGAGtaatttaattctttattttcagtaCATGACTTTTATTTATGCTGGCTTTGGTTTTTTGATGCCAGTAGatggttttttatttaatctgtttCATTGTTTTTGACATATATCAATAATATTCAGTGGAGCTTTAATGCTgctgttattattgttaataatgtGGGTTTGCAGtatgcagtaaatgtaatatatatttatatacacacacacacacacacacacacacacacacacaacagtgcATTGCCTAGTGGTCAAACATATTTGTGTTTCTCATAAatagatattaaatattttatagttgTTTGATTTTAGTAGATTTAGTAGATTTTAGTTAGGGATTTTTGTCacctttatttataattatacataaatattatgATGACTATTATACAACGCTTTTGCACATTGTTTTGATATTATAGTACCAATCCCTGCTTTCTGACCATAAGTATTTTAGATTGGAAGTGGTTTAAAATGAACGTTTTAAAtcacagtttaaaaaaagtgaaacttcaATCCACACAGGTCATCTGAGTAGTGACAGTGCTCCTGTTTTCCAGTTTGTAGATCCTGATATTCAGGTAAATTAGCTGCTCATCAGTGACCTCATGTTACCTTGTGTACAGTAAACCCTGATATGTTTAGACATTTCTACCATTTCTCCATTAATAATTTTCCTTATTTCCTgatgtttatttgatttcagATGGCTGAAGACAGTCTAAAGACTCTTCAGCTACACGTCCCTGATCCTATGACTCCAACAAGAGTATTTCTTGAAGCAACATTTAAGGAAGGCTTCTTTCCCATGATGCCTCACTCCATGTACTGTTTACCTCTTTGGCCTGGCATTACTTTAGTGCTGCTGACCAAGGTGATAATAGATTTTGTGTTGCTAACgcaatttatttgatttttttttcccaactcaGTCATTTTTCAAACCTATGACATATAATACAATGTAAGGCCAAAAGTAAGTATAAGGACACCTGATTATCATTCCCAAATATagttcattcacacacttctATTGGTTTTTGTATGGtttaacttttaaatgtttcttcACTGGATCTAAGGTTCCCTGACCTGTTCTAGCATAACATTTCCATGGTGCACAAACCAAGGGCTATGAAGACATAGTTTGCCAAGTTTGGAGTAAAGGCTATTGAGGCTGAACAAGCACATCTCTGAACAGCCACATTCTCtgtctagtggaaaatcttacCTAAAGACTGGAGGGTATTATATGCACATGTAGGTTTGATGCTCAGAAGTCCATAAACGTTTGCCTTATAGTCTATATGGCATTTAAAACCATATAGAATTTACACAGATTAAAGAGGACTTGTTTAAAGTGCAGCTTTAGTCAATGTAAAGCATGTAATGTAAGTAAAGTATACTTTACTATGTGAAGTATCTACAGTGTTTATATTCCAATCTAAATGATCATTTTAGTAAAGCCTGTACATATTGCACAAGACTAAGAGCCACTAGGTGGCACTACTTCTTGAATGCTCTATTACATTAACACTTCAATGTTTTGCAATTTGAGAAATCTTGAGAAATATTGCATGACagctgtatatactgtaaaatcTGGTTTTAGTATAACTGCTTTCCAGTGTGCAATggaacttttattttatttggatcTGTAGGATTTCTTTCAACACACAAACTttttatgttctgtttattGTTAATGTTTGGATTTTCTGAGGATTTACTCAGAGACTGTGGCTGTTTCTGTTTGCTTCAATAGATTCCTAACAGCCAGGTGGCCATGTCTGTCTATGTGTTACTGGAAGCTTTTGCTAAGCTGGAGAAGAGGCTGAGTGAAGGGTTGGAGGGGACAGTGGCCTTACGCAGTCAATCCCCAATTCAGGAACTCCGCACCAAAGTCGACAAGTTTATCAGAATGCTGGCCAGCATGGAAATCCTGGTTAGAATTTAGTGACATATAGTCTATATATTgaatactatatataataacatttgttatttatattgtgtACAATTTATAATTGCTTTTTCAGCagatagttatttatttatttttttattattcacatgTTTAGACCCTGCAACTACAGAACACCTGGTCAGAGTTCAAGAACAAGGCTTTTACCCGGTCAGGACCCGGCATCACAAAAGCGTGAGAGTCTGTTTTTTATCAATCTAAACCACTGTCCACATCAAATCTAGTATATCAGTGGTCCAAACAGtgtatttggaaaaaataataataatgacatagTTCAATAACTCTTTTAGTTTTCTAAAAATTAACCGGGTGGTCTTCTGCATCTTCCCTTGCGAAGTATCCAATCacatttatctatatatataaaattgtacaaAGCATGTCAGACCAACTGGTACAGGACATCTGGTTATATTATATACCTCTATGGCCTGATGACGGATTCTTcataatataacatataacacaACATAACATCAGATTAAAGATAGATGTGTCATCTGTTGAACAtttatattgttaattaaaaGTGGTTCCCTGAACTCCCTTTATGAAACACGTCATGTATTTATAACCATATGGGAATGGCTGTATATTAAAAGGCATATTTGTTGTCATTACAGAATGATAGTTGCTTATCTGATCCCTtagtaaatacaatttaaaggaaCTAAAGCCATTAGTTGGAACCCTTGGTCTAAGAAGTAGACTGATCAATGTATTGCTAGTATTTTGACATCGCTTAATTCTCTCCATTTTGATTGCTACATTCGAACATAAATTGTGCATGATATAATCCCAGGGTTTTATGGCTTATATTTGTGCAGGCTGGTTCCTTCATGCCGTAGCATTAGGACTCAGCTGTGCAGTGTGTACCAGCAGTGTTTTGCAGCTGCATGTATGGGCAGAAATCAGTGTCTTGCCACTATACTTCAAGAAAAGGCGCTGAACATGGTGCAGTAAGTTTCGGCTTGATTTTCCTAGATCTAGAAATTCAGTTGAGAATAGACTGCTAATTTGCATACCTTTACACACAGCCCTGTCTCAGCATAATTTCTTCTCTGTTTCAGAGAAAAGCTGATAGACTGGAAGGACTTTCTTTTGGTGAAAAGCAAGAGAAATATAACCATGGTGTCATATCCTTGCCTTTACTGGCACTGTGTTGACTTTTATGTGTCCCTTTTCCTAATACATAAGTGTATTCTGTGTGGTTTCTGTACACATTCATAGTTTTAACATACACCAATACAGGTACAAATAGAATTTCAGGAAACTCTCTGAAATAAGAAGGAATATGGGATATAAAACACATACTTCTGGTTGATCACTTCACGCTATCTTTATCTGGGTGAGATCTTTATCTAGTTCACAAGCCTCTGTTTTGTAATACAACAGAAAGGTGGGACTGGGATATGGTTTCCCTTAAAAAGAGTAGATGAACTGCTGTTTTATTAAATTGCAGTCACACTGGAATTTGCCTACCAAATTTATTGCTTGCCAAATTTTTTGCCCAATTTTTCACATCCATTGACGTTCACTAGGGTTCtgtttattctttctttatcttttttgtttgtttgtttgtttgtttgtttgtttgttatttttttttttttgggggggggttaGAAATGTTTTCATCTTTACCAATAGGATGCGATAAGTAAATAGTTAAACACAGGTTTTGTTCATTCTAGATATTCCATGATTCttatgtgatttaaaaaataatccatCATACTGTGTTATGGACAGTCTCCTGAAAATGTTTGCTGATAATTCATTTTTGTGTTCTTACTTTGGAATGCAAGTAAACAAGTAAAATATTGACTGCTTAGAAATCAAGTACTAAGCAATAATgcatatataatcttttttcgATTGAATACATGTTTTTTCTATTTGGCTGAATTCACTTTAACCATGTCCTCACATACCTGGAGGAATTCCCTGGTCTTGTGCATTTCATTTACGTGGATCGCACTTCAGGACAAATGATCGCGCCGTCTCTCAGTGTGACCGAGGGCTCTGCTTCAGAGCTGGGAATAGGCCCCATAGCTCACTTTCTTAAAAACAAGGTTTGTGTGTAAACTTACCACGCACTGTTCTGTAGtgtaatttgtatatataaagcatgtgtttattttaaacccTTAGCCTTTGCTGTGTCCTGTACATTAACCATTGTCATAACATTAAATGCTTTGTTTTGTGACAGCTGTGGAGTCTTGTGGCAACAACAAGGCATTATTTGCAGAAAGGCTACACCACTGTGACTCTACGAGATGGGGACTTCTACTTCTGCTACTTCCTCTGGTTTGAGAATGAAACAGTATGTTTCTGTAGCATTAGAGTTTCTCTGGGGTACTGCAGAGGCCGAATAATTTGCAAACGAGATACATAATACACTTCCATGAAAGCATCAATAGTTAGGGTCATAAGAgatacattttcaaatgaagTTCATTTTTTGTCTTGATCCTTGGCAGGGTTACAAGCTAGAGGTGGTGGATATTCCTAAGCTTCCTGATGACTCGCCTCCGATAGGAATGCTTGCCTGGGATTACTACAGGTAATGTTTTTACTCCGCATCATTCTAagaattaaattttaaaaatcctagaaaagaaaaatcattcaGAATTTGattagtatgtatgtatgtatgatgcTTAACTACTACAAAACTGATTATTGCCAAGTAACAGCATGTTCTGCATTGTTTTATTACACGTATGCACCAGTTTGCCAACAGTTATCATTGTAATTCATCAAGGAATAACATCCTTATATTTAACAGcctctattattttatttcctgaagttaataagacaaaaaatgcTATGAAGAATTGGAAAAGCACAAAGATTCTCCCATACTGGCTGTACAAAGTCTAGAGAATCCAAAAATATTACCTAAATGCATCCATATAGAACACATATAAACAATTGTTATTACTTAGTCTGTGTCTAAAATACAAGATTGAGTCGTTATtgtagatacaaaaaaaaaaaaaaaaaattgttttagcaACACTTGACTATTTAGAGTGCTAGCACACTGGTTATCAAATAAGAGATAACACAGAATTCTatgaggaaataaatatttttgggaaaaaagaatggaactatatctatatattttaagTTTTACAGAGAAACAGATTTAGGCTCTTGGCACATTATTagcagctcttttttttctttttgccacaGGAAGCTGCTGCGCTACTACAGTAAGAGTCACCAGAATGAGCTGGTAAAGTGTTATGAGCTGCTGACCGTGCACCTCGGCGTTGTCCCCACTGAGTATATCCTGCAGCATTGCAGCCAGCTGGCCCGTAAGCTCTGGGAGCCATCGCGGATTCCGCTCTTATGAACTCTTAGGTGCTTTCTGGGTGCATGCGTGAGCTTTATCGTAGCCGTTTATTTCACAACTGCTGGAATACTCTACACTGAGCCAAGGAGCATTCTCCTGTGCAATAACCTCTCTGCTGTGCCCATCTTGAAATGAGGATGCTTGTTCCTACACTGcttttagacaataatggccaagttttattaaaaaaaatgttgcttaGTGTTGATTGGTCAAGAACAAGCCTCTTTTTAGATTATTGCACTATAgtgttttaaacagaaaatgtaGTATGATGTTCATATTTTGCTATTGTTGAAATAAATACTTAACCTACTGCATTCCTTTTTTACTAtctgtgtccttttttttgtttgtttttagattttgtgaaacacaaaaaaaatcatttagaatttgtattaaaaacatgCTGTTATATAGCGTTTGCAGAGCTTCTAATAATATGTGTACAttgcaataaattaataaattctgTGCATATCTGGTTATTGGTTAAAAGGTTTTGTGGCTCATTGTTACtgaaattacaattttaaaagcagtgccttaaaaataaaatgcctaaTAGTGAATACTATATGTGAGATTATAGGGTTTATTTCAGCCTTGTTGGATCGTCAAAAGAACCATTGTCTGTTTCaatacacttatttacacaatttGGTATTGTAAtatgtcttgtattgtctttgTGCTTGTGTTATATCTATTATTGGTTTGTCTGTTGAGTGGAAAATACAGCAATAATatcaatcataaaaaaaaaaaaaaacctatgtaCTTATCCTAATGTGGGTCCAGTACAGCAGTGGCTCTTAAAACTGTGCCTACAGGGCAGCATTATAATTGTCGTAAACTGggtccctcttttttttttcactttttacttttataaatatcaaatataaaaatagtacACATTTATAGtcattaaatattattgaaaTATGCTTCAACCAATCATAATACACAGCTATTCTGTCGCATGGGTTACTTGCAATATAACCAGAACAATTCTGCACCCTTTATACATGTAAGTGATACCTTTTGAGATGAATGTTGGCAAACCATGACAATACAGGATCCTCATAACATGTTAATGTTTTACGTACTTGATTTGGACATTGTACCTGAATTGTTTACACTGACAcatttgttttacacttttttattgaaatataatctattttcttatttattcaataattgCGCTAGTTTGGAAGCAATTACACTCCATGCAGGTCAGGTTTAGTGTAGAGACATTAGGCCtcatttattaatgtgttttaatGAAGGTCATGAAGtttacaaacataaaaagaaaatcctacAAGATTTGCAAAAGTTTGTctaatgtttattttctctttattttctaatACAGATGTTGATACATGTCAATCCACCTGTGAATTACCAAGTGTGTTCTACTAAATTAGAAAcacaaatgggaaaaaaaaaaacagaaagctcACAGAGCTgaaaacactttatattaaaaaaaacaattaagagCAAACATCTATGTGTGGTGTCCACAAAATCACACAGTAATGCCACTCAACCACTACATTGTGCCAGCTACCACTTGCTTTAACTCACTTTATAAGGCTTATATCTTTTTTGTTCCAAATGAATTGCTATACTACTGTATTTCATTTAGATCACTTTCTTTTAAATCCTTAACACATAACAACCAAGTCATAAAACTGTAAGAAAAGGTGAAAGAAATTTGGCATTTAAACTCTGACATCATAATTCATGTATAATAGTGCAGATACTCATTGCCATTTATTAGATTTGAAGCTGACAAAGAAAGGTAACCTCAAGAGCTCTTTtggaatacaaatatttgtttacttattaaatttgagtattattaatatttttttcagtttcaattTTAGTTTGGTGAATGAGCCCCGCTGTTTGCCACACTGCACCCGTGACATCGTGCACGACTCCAGACTTGACGAGGTCCCGCAGTAAACTGCTCTCTGCGCTGACATCATGCACTACTTGTGCCATCATGTGGTCCATACGCACAGTACCGTAGTAATGGAGCAGAGATCCAGGATGTGTAAAGTCATAACCAAAGCCTGCCAGGCTTACTTCATCACACAGCTGTAGTGCCAACACCACACCAGTGAAGCCTAAAGTTGGCACTGtctaaaagaaaaccaaaagcaTGCATAATTGTTCACCCCATCAGTGAACATTACTccatcatcaaaaaaaaaaaaaaaacactgatatgCTTCTATCACAACAAAGGTAAATCATTTTCAGGAGAATATTATAGATTTCAGgtgggaaatatttttttactgttctaTAGCACATATCTGCATGCACATGGCCCTAccatgctttcatgttttcCATAGGTTTGCAGTATCTTCCATGTTCGCCTAAGTATTTCAGGGTTCAAGATGCGAAAGTTTCCTGGCTGTAGTGGAATATCATTTACAACGTCTCTCCAGAACCACAGTTTATTCCACCAGCTCTGTAGACAAGGAtcaattttcatttcattttgttttcttttaattacattttgacaTATTGGAAGATACCAGAAAAATAATCACTCAACATGCTCACCAAAGGCTTTTTTGTTACAATAGAGATCAACCACTCTAAATCTAGCCTCTTGAATGCAACTAAAGCTACTATGTCTGTGTTCTGATATTCCTGTGGTAAGAAAGACGCTGCTTCAGGATAAAGCAGCCGAATTGTGGTTCTTGAGCCTGCATCTTCCTCAAAACCAAACACTGGTGCATTGTTCATTCTAGAAGTGTAAACATGACAAAATAAGGTGTAGGTTCATCACAGCATCTGCTTTAAACACATGAATCTTTTGACATAATTTGAGGTAAAACTACAATAAAACCACACATAAATCATTTGCCTTATATTAATGCCATTAGTTTGATACCAAAGATAGAATTACTAATATGTCTATGCAGGACAATACAAATGAATATATTCagtaaaatttgtttttaaccTAGTtatgcaattatatatattatgggacaatatactgtaaataatataaataatgttagCTGAACTAACCTAATAATGATGTCATATTTATCAATATGGGCTCCAAGGTGTTTGCCATGTAAGGTTCCACCACTCCCAACCACCATACATCTTTTACACTTGTTTGAGACAGAGGGTAGTCCAGAATTGGGTAGAACTCTAAGTGCCTGTGCCAACATACCCTCACTGCCAAGCAGACCAAGTGGAGGTGGCAGCTCCCAGTGTCTGGTTCCATTTTGCAGGAATGCTGCAATCTGTACCAGGCTGTGGAAATTCACAGCTGTGGAATGCACTTTCTGCAGCGTTGCTTTGGTCAAGCCGCTTATACAAGGCCGAGACAGCAGAGCTGCTGAGCGATTCATTATCACCTAGAGAAGGAGTGTTTTATGCAAAGCACAGTATTTTAATGCGCTTGTCCAGGATTAACCCATATTTCCTGTACTATTAACATATGCTTTaattccatcatttattaattcattaattcgtTTATTTAGATTCTGCTTTATCCTGGCATGGGTGGCAGAGGTCATGGATCCAGAGCCGATACTGGGGATACATAATAGTCGGGATATCTCAGTCCATCTCAGGCCACCTTGTGTACACAAATTCACACCCTCATTTACATCCAGGGGCAAACTATCTTGGCAAATTATCCCACTGGTATGTTTTGGGGAAGTGGGAGAAAACCacagaacccagaggaaactgACAGAGACACAGGGAACATGTCAAACAGGACATGGTACCTGTATTATACGTAAAAcgtgaataaaaaatatgaacattAACTTTGTACCATATAATCTTCTGTGGAACTTTCAATGCAGGTCGGCTGCTTAGTAGGCAGATAAGCAGGGATAAGGATTGCTGAAtaacagctcaggagcagagcGAGGCTCAGGCCAagatttttccttctttataGCGAGAGAACAAACATTTCTGTATTCtattctttgaaaaaaaaactgtatttccTTCATGTCATTCATGCAAATCATTAGTCTTTCTTGTTTTCCATTTTGTCTGAACTCACTGCGTGAGGAAGAATTCTCTGGACTCCCTCCTGTGTTTAATGCCCGGGCTCTCAGCACTGTCTGCCTCAGCCAGCAGTGGAACACCATCTTCATCACGCTCTTTTACGCTCAGGTGCTTTAAAGTAACCATTGAACCACAGGATCCCAAGGTTCTATGAACACTTCCTGTGCATTCCCCCCTGTAATTAGCATAACAGAAGCCTCCATAGTAAAAGCAGGAAATCTGGAAGCATTTCAAATCCCTGACTTCTGTCGCATTCCTTTCATGTGGGGAGAAGCTAATGGATTAGATAACATTGCAGTAACATTTCCAAAAATGGTCACATACTTACTTCGCTTTTCAGTTGGTTTTAGTGATTCTTGGCTTAGAGGAGTAGTCAGCTTTGAGTAGAGGAGAGATCAATGGCACTTCAACTCTGTGACTTTAAACAGCAGTTATGTGTTTATCTCTAACTGATCTTTGACAGTCAAGGTTAATGATTcacctgtcactgtgggctctcctatacaaaaaaaaaaaaactattcacatatacacatcttCATTTCAAAATACAAGTATTACTATTCTttaatgttttgaacaatccaAGTTTTTAGAGTATTATCGTTATTGGAGAGTTGAACAATTCCAGATTTTTCCTTTATAATCtcacatatttacacatttatgaaTTACTTCCATGAATTggaagaataaaaaatgaataaaaaatccTATAAATTTCATTTTTCTTGTGATGTTGGTTCCAGTATATTGAACCTGATCTGTATCAAATAACTAATTAATTAAGGATTCTCATATGGAGTAAAAGTCATTCCTAATTCCTAGGCAACCAGTTTCTGTAATCTTTTGTTAAGGATTAACACTGTGATATGTTCAGGTCACAAGTTTACATTGTAAGTGTACAAGTGTTTTGATAAAAAAAGCCCTAACAGAACCAtgactttttaaatattgtcaCATGTATATTgctcctggagcacagagggttaagggtcttatTCAAGGACCCAAGAGCGGCAGTTTGACAACACTGCGGCTTGAACCTAtgacttctgatcagtaatccagtGGCTTAACCACTTCCCAGGGGGTGGTACATATTAAACAATTTACCTCAGAGTTTCATTATAAGAGTAATGCATGGGTTGTGATGTACTTAATAAACAACCATGTGTATTTGCTTCCAAAATTCTGAACACAGCATGAATACTTTGCAGTGATGATTATGACAGTAGTAAATATTTACAAGCTATTACATGacactaataaaataattataaataactgAATCCCCAAAAGAGTGTTtattaaacagattaaaacatctttttttttttaatggataaaCAGCAAGCACAAGTTCCTGATACTAGAGTGTGTCATGTGTCTGTGTTGAGTTTAGCTCCCCACCACACCTGTCACACAGAGCACACTGTGAGCTCTGCATGCCTGCTGTGTGGCATAAGAGCACCCATAATGCCTTCCATTCGCTATAGTCCTGAGCGCGCTTATTTATAGGCGCCAGTTACTTCTCGTATTCCCTTTcataattaaataacattaataaagaAGCAACTTTCTAAATGGAATAACTTTACTTGTCtatactcatttatttatcaggATGAATAAGGATATTTTGTGGGCCACCACAATAGTTGACCAAAAAGCTGAGTTGGATCAACAAGAGCAGGTATGGCATAGATTCTCTACTTCAGGTTCTATGTCTATTAAAGCTAAGGTATGaaatattatgaatatgaatatatgataTTATGAAATAATATACTTACATTGTAGATTttacaattcaatttatttaaatgtaaatcacatttttttaacagatacaaatataaataaagcaaaattagcactattaacaaattattatacatttactcTAATGAGTAGATGTTCAAACTCGATTTGATATCTTACACTTTTAGACAATATTGTCAATTTGTTTTATTGAGTTAGTAATCAACTTGTTACATAATCACATCAGTTTCCTAAAAGCTACATGCCTTTTTTCTGATCTATTGTTGCACTTGATGTAATTAAAAATTGATAAGTACTGTATTATTGTTttcagaaacacaaaacacatgcacagaaaCTGGGAATTGTGGATGATACTAAAAGCCGAAGTGAGATGATCAATTGCT harbors:
- the hps1 gene encoding Hermansky-Pudlak syndrome 1 protein isoform X1, which gives rise to MKCLLIATESAEVLFYWTDQEFEQNIKKQYGTPQEESGRPPAFADSINTLFAPIIISCSTMVDRLGDGYTSFSTENGHIYALHQFEECLYIAVNGDGEESDEDLKRKIFVMKKFTEILFGMVTLSSTLLRKELRPSDTEQRNRVWKKLQSLLETYSRLREQDQSFLVEAVERLIHPTLCEQCIEFLERKLVLQMNNSTERGGEEVLHAFILVHTKLLAFYSSRNASTLSSSDLLALIIIVQDLYPSNLEVDETPSEDVDNISAPEVFYTPEPSPNERDSGHLSSDSAPVFQFVDPDIQMAEDSLKTLQLHVPDPMTPTRVFLEATFKEGFFPMMPHSMYCLPLWPGITLVLLTKIPNSQVAMSVYVLLEAFAKLEKRLSEGLEGTVALRSQSPIQELRTKVDKFIRMLASMEILTLQLQNTWSEFKNKAFTRSGPGITKALVPSCRSIRTQLCSVYQQCFAAACMGRNQCLATILQEKALNMVQEKLIDWKDFLLVKSKRNITMVSYLEEFPGLVHFIYVDRTSGQMIAPSLSVTEGSASELGIGPIAHFLKNKLWSLVATTRHYLQKGYTTVTLRDGDFYFCYFLWFENETGYKLEVVDIPKLPDDSPPIGMLAWDYYRKLLRYYSKSHQNELVKCYELLTVHLGVVPTEYILQHCSQLARKLWEPSRIPLL
- the st3gal7 gene encoding ST3 beta-galactoside alpha-2,3-sialyltransferase 7, producing MVTLKHLSVKERDEDGVPLLAEADSAESPGIKHRRESREFFLTQRKNLGLSLALLLSCYSAILIPAYLPTKQPTCIESSTEDYMVIMNRSAALLSRPCISGLTKATLQKVHSTAVNFHSLVQIAAFLQNGTRHWELPPPLGLLGSEGMLAQALRVLPNSGLPSVSNKCKRCMVVGSGGTLHGKHLGAHIDKYDIIIRMNNAPVFGFEEDAGSRTTIRLLYPEAASFLPQEYQNTDIVALVAFKRLDLEWLISIVTKKPLSWWNKLWFWRDVVNDIPLQPGNFRILNPEILRRTWKILQTYGKHESMTVPTLGFTGVVLALQLCDEVSLAGFGYDFTHPGSLLHYYGTVRMDHMMAQVVHDVSAESSLLRDLVKSGVVHDVTGAVWQTAGLIHQTKIETEKNINNTQI